The Equus asinus isolate D_3611 breed Donkey chromosome 15, EquAss-T2T_v2, whole genome shotgun sequence genome includes a window with the following:
- the LOC106833767 gene encoding BPI fold-containing family A member 1-like, which produces MFRIGALIVFCGLLAQTTALLEAMPSPLDPTLPSSMIPDVEVSIPDVPGSLSSALSHGLLSEGLLGSLENLPLSDALKAEGVTSRSLFRGLLGKMVSAMPFLNIIDVKVTNPQMLDLGLVKSRDARGLYVIIPLGMTLNVNVPLVGSLLKLVAKLNVSAQLLPLKDDEYNFYVVLGSCTHSPGSLHIILLERWVPVPFRCLSERLGKILPGLVQDKQDDEKDNNKKV; this is translated from the exons atgTTTCGAATTGGGGCCCTCATTGTCTTCTGTGGGCTCCTGGCCCAGACCACAGCCCTGCTGGAAGCCATGCCCTCGCCCCTGGACCCAACTCTGCCCTCGTCTATGATTCCGGACGTGGAAGTGAGTATCCCAGATGTTCCCGGAAGCTTGAGCAGTG CTCTCAGCCATGGCTTGCTCTCTGAGGGTCTGTTGGGCAGTCTCGAAAATCTTCCACTCTCGGATGCTCTGAAGGCTGAAGGAGTCACTTCCAGAAGCCTGTTTAGGGGCCTGCTTGGGAAAATGGTTTCAGCAATGCCTTTCCTGAACATCATTGA TGTGAAGGTCACTAATCCCCAGATGCTGGATCTTGGCCTTGTGAAGAGCCGTGATGCCCGTGGTCTCTATGTCATCATTCCTCTGGGCATGACCCTCAATGTGAATGT GCCCCTGGTCGGAAGTCTGTTAAAGCTGGTTGCAAAGCTAAATGTCAGCGCACAACTCTTACCTTTGAAAGATGATGAGTACAACTTCTACGTGGTCCTTGGCAGCTGTACTCACTCCCCTGGCAGCCTTCACATCATCTTGCTTGAAAG ATGGGTCCCCGTCCCCTTTCGTTGCCTCTCCGAAAGACTCGGCAAGATCCTTCCTGGGCTGGTGCAGGACAAG CAAGACGATGAGAAAGATAACAACAAGAAAGTGTAA